A window from Montipora capricornis isolate CH-2021 chromosome 7, ASM3666992v2, whole genome shotgun sequence encodes these proteins:
- the LOC138056274 gene encoding neurexin-4-like — MGKSCSEIRYHRPQATSGSYVIDPDGDGGYEPFTVFCNMIDENEVGVTLIDHDSESRTHVSGYELAGSYSRSVLYLGAGITSVAQIASLTNVSTHCKQFIKYECRGSIIFVSDIAWWMSRTGTKMTYWGGVTPADHNKCACGVTSPNSCADPSRGCNCDKNDDTWRKDSGLLTEKSYLPVTQLRFGDTGGSNEEGYYTLGKFKCYGME, encoded by the coding sequence ATGGGAAAATCCTGCAGTGAAATAAGATATCACAGGCCGCAGGCCACAAGTGGCTCGTATGTTATCGATCCTGATGGCGATGGAGGTTACGAACCATTCACTGTATTTTGTAACATGATTGACGAGAATGAAGTTGGAGTGACACTCATCGATCACGACAGTGAGAGTAGAACGCATGTATCAGGGTATGAATTAGCTGGAAGTTACAGTCGCAGCGTCCTCTATCTGGGGGCAGGCATCACAAGTGTTGCACAGATAGCTTCCCTTACGAATGTGTCTACTCATTGCAAGCAGTTTATCAAGTACGAGTGTCGCGGTTCTATTATTTTTGTCTCCGACATTGCGTGGTGGATGTCAAGAACAGGGACCAAAATGACGTACTGGGGAGGTGTCACACCTGCTGATCACAACAAATGCGCATGTGGAGTTACATCACCCAACTCATGCGCAGACCCGAGTAGAGGATGTAACTGCGACAAGAATGATGACACATGGCGTAAGGACAGTGGTCTTCTCACCGAAAAGTCTTACCTTCCCGTGACACAATTGAGATTTGGAGATACTGGTGGCAGCaatgaagaaggatattacaccCTTGGGAAATTTAAATGTTACGGCATGGAATAA
- the LOC138058102 gene encoding collagen triple helix repeat-containing protein 1-like, which yields MDIRIPLAIMFCLPLAILMSLCFAANGSDSNTNDTETQPTYCTSSPCCGMPGIPGIPGIPGRAGFMGVPGARGPPGGKGDEGPQGPQGLQGPAGSLSRSWKQCTFKSIKDENDTGLIRECIFKKMSDQTALQVYWDGNLRIAHCNYCCSRWYFTFNGTECSSPAAIDGTIFMAFGSGSRYKNLHRPRHIEGVCEKIHKGMVSVGFWVGRCSGYPAVADALTGWNSVSRIYIEEIPPPQA from the exons ATGGATATCCGTATACCACTTGCCATTATGTTTTGCTTACCACTGGCAATTCTGATGTCTTTGTGTTTTGCGGCGAATGGAAGTGATTCGAACACCAATGACACG GAGACTCAACCAACCTATTGTACCAGCAGCCCTTGTTGCGGCATGCCAGGAATTCCCGGGATTCCTGGAATCCCTGGACGAGCGGGATTCATGGGAGTACCCGGAGCTAGGGGGCCCCCAGGAGGCAAAGGTGATGAAGGTCCACAAGGACCACAAGGCCTCCAGGGTCCTGCAGGTTCATTGAGCCGTAGTTGGAAACAGTGCACGTTTAAGAGCATAAAGGATGAAAACGATACTGGATTGATCAGG GAATGCATTTTCAAGAAAATGTCTGATCAAACTGCGCTGCAAGTGTACTGGGATGGAAATCTCCGCATAGCTCACTGTAATTATTGCTGCAGTCGATGGTATTTTACCTTCAACGGAACAGAGTGCTCATCCCCAGCAGCTATTGATGGCACGATCTTCATGGCATTTGGAAGTGGAAGCAGATATAAAAACTTACACCGCCCTCGCCACATTGAAGGAGTGTGTGAAAAAATTCACAAGGGCATGGTGAGCGTGGGATTCTGGGTCGGTCGGTGCTCTGGTTACCCGGCTGTTGCGGATGCGCTCACTGGATGGAATTCAGTGTCCCGCATCTACATAGAAGAAATACCTCCCCCACAGGCATGA
- the LOC138056275 gene encoding uncharacterized protein yields MINDLRVADTLTWRYGDDAGIAEIVPRNEQGNAQVAVDAVECWSKCQLMQLNADKCKELRIDFKRNKHLFQPLTVDSKELPVVNSAKILGVTLANNLKWNDHVSESIKKANKRLYFLVMLKRAGVPLKDIVAFYTTAIRPVLEYCSPVFHHALPKYLCNDIERVQKRALSIIMPNNSYEASLVNFNLTTLQARREQQCFKLFDSISGDHKLSGLVPLPKNRNYNLRNKIKYLMPRFHTDRFRQSFIPAMCSRFLSS; encoded by the coding sequence ATGATTAACGACCTTAGAGTTGCGGATACTCTCACGTGGAGGTACGGTGACGATGCAGGCATCGCTGAAATCGTTCCGCGTAATGAGCAAGGCAACGCCCAAGTTGCTGTTGACGCAGTTGAATGTTGGTCCAAATGCCAGCTGATGCAGCTTAATGCtgacaaatgtaaagagcttaGGATCGACTTTAAACGTAATAAACATTTATTCCAACCTTTGACTGTAGACAGCAAAGAACTGCCTGTAGTAAATAGCGCTAAGATCTTGGGTGTTACTTTAGCCAATAACTTGAAGTGGAATGATCATGTGTCCGAGTCTATAAAGAAGGCTAATAAGCGCCTATATTTTCTTGTTATGTTGAAGAGAGCCGGTGTTCCATTGAAAGATATTGTAGCTTTTTATACAACCGCTATAAGGCCTGTCCTCGAATACTGTTCTCCAGTTTTCCACCATGCCCTTCCTAAGTACCTCTGTAACGACATTGAAAGAGTGCAGAAGAGGGCGTTATCCATCATTATGCCCAATAATTCGTATGAGGCTAGCTTAGTCAATTTTAATCTAACTACTTTACAGGCAAGAAGAGAGCAGCAGTGTTTCAAGCTATTTGATTCAATTTCAGGCGACCATAAGTTGTCAGGTCTTGTTCCTCTTCCAAAGAACAGAAATTATAATCttcgaaataaaataaaatatcttaTGCCACGCTTCCATACAGATCGGTTTAGACAATCGTTTATTCCAGCTATGTGTAGCCGTTTTTTGAGCTCTTAA